The following are encoded in a window of Cucurbita pepo subsp. pepo cultivar mu-cu-16 chromosome LG12, ASM280686v2, whole genome shotgun sequence genomic DNA:
- the LOC111807495 gene encoding transcription factor UNE12 yields the protein MANNHSETPSDDFLEQILGISPFGSAEQGLAGTDGGLAGAAAAAAHGQAPMMLQLSSGDGGGHISTIGSGSVGGAGFHGGTPFPLGLSLDQGKSGFLKAEEASGSGKRYCGEVVDVRASSVKNVYQGQQMHATMGAAPHPPTMRPRVRARRGQATDPHSIAERLRRERIAERIRALQELVPSVNKMDRAAMLDEIVDYVKFLRLQVKVLSMSRLGGAGAVAPLVTDIPLSSVEEEGSEGGRNQPAWEKWSNDGTERQVAKLMEENVGSAMQFLQSKALCIMPISLASAIYHTQPPDSSSVVKPESNPPP from the exons ATGGCGAACAATCATTCCGAGACTCCCTCCGATGATTTCCTAGAGCAGATTCTTGGGATTTCCCCTTTCGGTTCGGCGGAGCAAGGGTTAGCTGGAACCGACGGCGGATTGGCAGGAGCTGCTGCTGCGGCGGCTCACGGTCAGGCTCCGATGATGCTTCAACTTAGCTCCGGCGATGGCGGTGGCCACATCTCTACGATTGGAAGTGGAAGTGTCGGTGGTGCAGGGTTCCATGGCGGAACCCCTTTTCCTTTGGGGTTGAGCTTGGACCAAGGGAAGAGTGGGTTTCTTAAGGCTGAGGAAGCTTCTGGAAGTGGCAAGAGGTATTGTGGTGAGGTTGTTGATGTTCGAGCTTCATCTGTGAAAAAT GTTTATCAAGGCCAACAAATGCATGCTACTATGGGTGCAGCACCGCATCCACCAACGATGCGCCCTAGGGTACGAGCAAGACGAGGACAGGCGACTGATCCACATAGCATTGCAGAGCGG tTACGAAGAGAAAGAATTGCAGAGAGAATCCGGGCTTTGCAGGAGCTTGTTCCGAGTGTCAATAAG ATGGATAGAGCTGCAATGCTCGATGAAATAGTGGACTACGTAAAGTTTCTACGTCTCCAAGTAAAG GTTTTAAGCATGAGTAGATTGGGTGGAGCTGGTGCGGTGGCACCACTTGTAACGGATATTCCACTATCATCAGTTGAG GAAGAAGGAAGTGAGGGTGGTAGGAACCAACCTGCGTGGGAGAAGTGGTCGAACGACGGTACTGAGAGACAAGTTGCGAAGCTTATGGAAGAAAACGTGGGTTCTGCGATGCAATTCCTTCAATCGAAGGCACTCTGCATCATGCCCATCTCATTGGCTTCGGCAATTTATCACACGCAACCGCCCGATAGCTCGAGCGTTGTGAAGCCAGAGAGTAATCCTCCTCCATAG
- the LOC111806692 gene encoding guanylate-binding protein 4 has translation MRISSRVFVFLILCSIPWRSFAIENFRQPFPIVEPDPGHTKLRLSREGLEAIERITNPIAAVAVIGPYRSGKSFLLNQLLSLSCYEGFGVGHQRDTKTKGIWVWGTPLELMIDGVKTSVFYLDTEGFESVGKSNVYDDRIFALATVLSSVLIYNLPETIREADISRLSFAVELAEEFYGRVKGQDVAFEPAKLLWLIQRDFLQGKSVQEMVNEALKQVPNSEGNKNIDLVNQIRDSLAIMGDNSTAFSLPQPHLQRIKLCDMKDGELEPTYVTKREELKKLVTSIIRPKIVQGKSMNGKEFVSFLEQILEALNKGEIPSTGSLVEVFNKGVLERCLKIYSDRMATVHLPMTEQSLQGTHEIHRAEAMRAFDEQHFGRHHAKKSVTQLDEEIDKVHSNIILANRYQSSKLCEELYTKCEDQMDHLQALRLPSMAKFNAGFLQCNQSFEQECVGPSKENYEQRMSKMLGKSRSLFIKEYNHRLFNWLVAFSLGMVIVGRFVIKFFLIEIGAWLLFIFLEIYTRMFWSAETLYYSPVWHFVVVTWETIVYSPILDLDRWAIPMGVLAAVLVVYWRCCGRRKYGSHWILPLYNNPKNGSQRPRSD, from the exons ATGAGAATTTCATCGAGGGTTTTCGTGTTTTTGATTCTCTGCTCCATTCCCTGGCGGTCTTTCGCGATCGAGAACTTCCGGCAACC ATTTCCTATTGTGGAACCTGATCCTGGCCATACAAAACTTCGCCTTTCTAGAGAAGGTTTAGAGGCTATTGAAAGAATAACTAATCCAATTGCAGCTGTTGCG GTCATTGGGCCATACCGATCTGGGAAATCTTTCTTGCTTAATCAACTTCTCTCACTTTCTTGCTATGAAG GTTTTGGTGTAGGACACCAGCGTGACACCAAGACAAAAG GGATCTGGGTGTGGGGTACTCCTCTGGAGTTGATGATTGATGGAGTCAAAACTTCAGTTTTCTACCTTGATACAGAGGGATTTGAAAGTGTTGGAAAGTCAAATGTATATGATGATCG AATCTTTGCTTTGGCAACTGTTCTGAGTTCTGTGCTTATCTACAACTTGCCTGAGACT ATCCGTGAAGCTGATATTTCTCGATTGTCATTTGCTGTTGAGCTTGCTGAAGAATTTTATGGGAG AGTGAAG GGACAAGATGTTGCCTTTGAGCCTGCTAAGTTGCTATGGCTTATCCAGCGTGATTTTCTAC AAGGAAAAAGTGTTCAAGAAATGGTGAATGAAGCTCTAAAACAAGTGCCTAATAGCGAAG gaaacaaaaacattgaTCTG GTAAACCAAATTCGAGATTCTTTGGCTATTATGGGAGATAATAGTACAGCCTTCAGCTTACCACAA CCTCATCTTCAAAGAATCAAGCTTTGTGATATGAAGGATGGTGAGCTGGAGCCAACATATGTTACAAAGAGGGAAGAGTTAAAAAAGCTTGTTACGAGCATTATCCGTCCAAAGATTGTGCAGGGAAAATCTATGAATGGGAAGGAATTTGTATCCTTCTTAGAACAG ATTCTTGAAGCATTGAACAAAGGGGAAATTCCATCTACCGGATCTCTTGTTGAGGTTTTCAACAAGGGTGTTCTTGAGCgatgtttgaaaatatacaGCGACAGAATGGCAACGGTGCATTTACCTATGACAGAGCAATCTCTGCAAGGAACCCATGAAATCCATCGAGCTGAGGCAATGCGAGCTTTTGATGAACAACATTTTGGCCGTCACCATGCAAAGAAGTCAGTCACACAActtgatgaagaaatcgacAAG GTGCATAGTAACATTATATTGGCGAATCGGTATCAATCCTCAAAGCTCTGTGAGGAACTGTATACGAAGTGTGAAGATCAAATGGACCACCTTCAAGCTCTAAGGCTTCCGTCAATGGCAAAATTCAATGCAGGTTTTCTGCAATGCAATCAAAGTTTTGAGCAAGAGTGTGTTGGACCATCAAAAGAAAACTATGAGCAACGTATGTCAAAG ATGTTAGGGAAGTCACGATCTCTCTTCATCAAGGAATACAATCACAGGCTTTTCAATTGGTTGGTGGCGTTTTCTCTTGGCATGGTGATTGTGGGAAGGTTTGTTATAAAGTTCTTCTTAATTGAAATTGGGGCATGGCTGCTCTTCATCTTTTTGGAGATATACACGAGGATGTTCTGGTCGGCCGAGACGCTTTACTACAGCCCTGTGTGGCATTTTGTTGTAGTCACCTGGGAAACAATCGTTTATAGCCCCATCCTGGATTTGGACAG ATGGGCGATTCCCATGGGAGTGTTGGCTGCTGTTTTGGTTGTGTATTGGAGGTGttgtggaagaagaaaatatggaTCCCATTGGATTTTGCCATTATACAACAATCCCAAGAATGGTTCACAAAGGCCAAGATCAGACTGA
- the LOC111806693 gene encoding light-inducible protein CPRF2-like, translating into MHTLFSSEDLSESFWSPQPPSSPPSYSPFRSLDPSLTMNRSASEWALERFLEEVSAFPVNSCPSTTSDRVVVSPVDVASPASQSSTSKRDEGDDEVLEIKKADCDHDRSQPIPSLDPSKMARSNPDQYRVFLKNRLDMACAAAALSRVASSEPKGPVQPADHPGQTSNAFEFGIQAPGQGSDRGTSTKESEPTGSQLGIPSLPAMPKKLGIQAVQTTSGSSRDESDDDDLEGDIENIENMDPGDARRARRMLSNRESARRSRRRKQAHLNELETQVGQLRVEHSTLLKRLTDVNQKYDDAAVDNRILKADIETLRAKVKMAEETVKRVTGVNPLLAAMSQSQMPFVSSQMPTQSNAQFFHRNMSPFANSPPHHQNLEGPVPTISPPIPHVGRSQNDVATKMTDMPSVHIDHVQKQTVHGPMSGWDAEPSHAAPNHKN; encoded by the exons ATGCATACTTTGTTCTCATCGGAAGACCTCTCCGAATCCTTCTGGTCGCCACAGCCGCCATCTTCGCCGCCATCGTATTCTCCTTTTCGATCTCTGGATCCTTCCTTGACGATGAACCGAAGCGCCTCTGAGTGGGCGCTCGAGAGGTTTCTTGAGGAAGTTTCGGCGTTTCCTGTGAACAGTTGCCCTTCGACTACCTCCGATCGCGTGGTGGTTTCTCCAGTGGATGTGGCATCTCCTGCTTCTCAGTCTTCGACATCGAAGCGTGATGAAGGTGATGATGAGGTTTTGGAGATCAAGAAGGCGGATTGTGATCACGATCGTTCTCAGCCAATTCCGTCTCTGGATCCGTCGAAAATGGCTCGGAGTAATCCTGATCAGTACCGTGTGTTTTTGAAGAATCGGCTTGATATGGCTTGCGCTGCTGCGGCTCTGTCGCGG GTCGCGTCTTCGGAGCCCAAAGGCCCAGTCCAGCCAGCCGATCACCCTGGGCAAACATCGAACGCATTCGAATTTGGCATTCAAGCTCCGGGCCAAG GCTCTGATCGTGGAACTTCAACAAAAGAAAGTGAGCCTACTGGTAGTCAACTTGGGATCCCATCCTTACCTGCAATGCCTAAGAAGCTTGGGATACAAGCTGTTCAAACAACTAGTGGATCATCCAGAGACGAGTCCGATGATGATGATCTTGAAGGAGACATtgaaaatattgagaatatgGATCCTGGTGATGCAAGACGAGCTAGGAG GATGTTGTCAAATAGAGAATCAGCAAGACGCTCCAGACGACGAAAACAAGCACACTTGAATGAACTTGAGACACAG GTTGGTCAACTTAGGGTTGAACACTCTACTTTGTTAAAGCGTCTAACGGATGTAAATCAGAAGTACGATGATGCAGCTGTTGacaatagaattttgaaagcTGATATCGAGACTTTAAGAGCGAAG GTGAAAATGGCTGAAGAAACAGTGAAGAGAGTGACAGGAGTGAATCCACTGCTTGCTGCCATGTCTCAAAGCCAAATGCCATTTGTCAGTAGCCAAATGCCTACGCAATCCAACGCCCAATTCTTCCACCGAAACATGTCTCCATTTGCAAACAGCCCCCCACATCACCAGAATTTGGAAGGCCCTGTTCCAACTATTTCTCCACCCATTCCACATGTTGGAAGATCACAAAATGACGTGGCAACCAAAATGACCGATATGCCCTCCGTGCATATTGATCACGTGCAGAAGCAGACCGTGCATGGCCCAATGTCAGGTTGGGATGCAGAACCCTCACACGCTGCTCCAAACCACAAGAATTGA